One genomic segment of Erythrobacter aureus includes these proteins:
- the flgK gene encoding flagellar hook-associated protein FlgK, which translates to MSLSEIMNVAKSGLSAAQAGLRANANNIANVGTEGYARERVDQYSDVTAGRGTGVRVGESSRVADRFLEQSVYLRSGDIGRADVTASYLDRMQALLGEPGAPSGLPARLDSITASAIEMTGAQRSPQLAANFIADVDGAVRTMQQIGSDLDILRGNVEAEVGETVDQINSLLKRIHTLNDEVARQQALGRSSAGSEGQRMSAIEELSGLVKITTREQPSGKINIDAANGAALVDGRLRELSYPVNGDAAAQPTYPAIEIRFAGEDGATGPATGERLDTAAVGGKLGGLLELRDGTIPEYEDVLGNLFSGLAETVNAVSNMGTAFPAPNTIEGRPTGLVGSDRLGFTGNASVAVLEADGSLVARADIDFDALGPAATVDDAIAAINAGLGGAGTASLVDGSLVISAANATDGISIGQGEPGSSRSGSGFSHFFGMNDVIRSETSSLTPSGFTAADPHGFGPGETVSLELRDTSGRLLGKTVLDGSGGPTFGDLVNDLNASPMGAFGNFSIGPRGRIFFAGNQGFIGASVSIPADTTDRFGTGVTFSSVSGLNGKNSGLADAGVRDDLTANASRLPLAVLWDTTTVGARAIGSGDTKIANMMVERLGDDIDFGKAGVSQLDRFSALAMGAAGADAAQAKDVLAEASARRDDAVNRRDSFAGVNLDEELSQMVVLQNSYSASARVLTTATKMYDTLLDMVR; encoded by the coding sequence ATGTCTCTGAGTGAAATTATGAATGTCGCGAAGTCCGGCTTGAGCGCTGCTCAGGCCGGACTGCGGGCCAATGCGAACAACATCGCCAATGTCGGTACCGAGGGCTATGCCCGTGAAAGGGTCGACCAGTATAGCGATGTAACCGCAGGTCGTGGGACCGGCGTGCGAGTGGGAGAATCCTCTCGCGTTGCTGACCGGTTCCTTGAGCAATCAGTGTATCTGCGCTCAGGCGATATTGGCCGCGCAGATGTGACCGCCAGCTATCTCGACCGGATGCAGGCTTTGCTCGGAGAACCAGGCGCACCTTCGGGTCTTCCGGCGCGACTGGACTCGATCACCGCTTCGGCGATTGAGATGACCGGTGCACAGCGGTCTCCGCAGCTTGCCGCAAATTTCATTGCTGACGTCGATGGCGCTGTTCGAACAATGCAGCAGATCGGCAGCGATCTCGATATTCTCCGAGGCAACGTCGAAGCGGAAGTCGGGGAGACTGTCGATCAAATCAACAGCCTCCTGAAGCGAATTCACACGCTGAACGACGAAGTCGCACGGCAGCAGGCTCTCGGCCGCAGCTCAGCGGGCAGTGAAGGCCAGCGGATGTCGGCCATAGAAGAGCTTAGCGGGCTGGTTAAGATCACGACGCGCGAGCAGCCCAGCGGGAAGATCAATATCGATGCTGCGAATGGTGCGGCATTGGTGGACGGTCGCCTTCGCGAGCTTTCCTATCCGGTGAATGGGGATGCGGCGGCACAGCCGACATATCCCGCTATCGAAATCCGTTTTGCGGGTGAAGACGGGGCTACAGGACCGGCAACTGGCGAAAGGCTCGATACTGCTGCTGTGGGTGGCAAACTCGGCGGCTTGCTCGAGCTGCGGGACGGAACCATCCCCGAATACGAAGATGTTCTCGGCAACCTATTCTCGGGCCTGGCAGAGACGGTGAATGCTGTTTCGAACATGGGCACGGCATTCCCAGCTCCCAACACGATTGAGGGCAGGCCCACCGGTCTGGTGGGTTCGGATCGACTGGGCTTTACAGGCAATGCGTCTGTTGCGGTGCTCGAAGCGGATGGGTCTTTGGTCGCACGGGCTGACATCGATTTCGATGCGCTCGGTCCTGCCGCAACCGTCGATGATGCCATTGCAGCCATCAATGCTGGGCTTGGGGGTGCGGGTACTGCCAGCCTGGTAGATGGAAGTCTCGTCATCTCTGCGGCGAATGCCACAGATGGGATTTCAATCGGCCAAGGCGAGCCGGGCAGCAGCCGGTCCGGAAGTGGGTTCTCCCACTTTTTCGGGATGAACGATGTGATCCGGAGTGAGACCTCGTCGCTGACGCCGTCTGGATTTACGGCAGCCGATCCTCATGGCTTCGGGCCGGGCGAGACTGTCAGCCTCGAACTGCGGGATACGTCCGGACGTCTTCTAGGGAAGACTGTTCTCGACGGCTCGGGCGGCCCGACGTTCGGCGACTTGGTCAATGATCTGAACGCGAGTCCGATGGGAGCGTTCGGCAATTTCTCGATCGGTCCTCGTGGGCGAATTTTCTTCGCTGGCAATCAGGGTTTTATAGGCGCGAGCGTTTCAATCCCGGCGGATACGACTGATCGGTTCGGAACTGGAGTGACGTTCTCGTCGGTATCCGGCCTGAATGGCAAGAACAGTGGTCTGGCAGACGCGGGAGTCCGCGATGATCTGACCGCCAATGCGAGCAGGCTTCCGCTTGCTGTTCTTTGGGATACCACGACGGTTGGCGCTCGCGCCATCGGCAGTGGCGACACCAAAATCGCGAATATGATGGTCGAGAGGCTGGGCGACGATATCGACTTCGGCAAGGCCGGAGTATCGCAACTGGATCGTTTTTCGGCCTTGGCCATGGGCGCTGCGGGCGCCGATGCTGCTCAGGCGAAGGACGTGCTCGCGGAGGCGTCAGCCCGTCGCGACGATGCCGTGAACCGGCGCGATAGTTTCGCCGGCGTCAATCTGGACGAAGAGCTCTCGCAGATGGTGGTTCTCCAGAACAGCTATTCGGCGTCGGCGCGTGTGCTGACGACCGCGACGAAGATGTACGACACGCTTCTCGATATGGTCCGCTGA
- a CDS encoding MotE family protein, producing MSLKPSLLSVTATVAAITMATSTISGVAAAADQTAPEKPPVTRLGSAIESDLAQRDEADAARQRKMDLQEQALQASQKRLDADLQEEQSSSDGSSSGDSTKQGEKSGTVEDDTADQLARIYQGMKAKKAAPVFEKLDLELQIAIARKMRERNTGLILAEMSPNAAARLSMALAGRKASPTK from the coding sequence ATGAGCTTGAAACCTTCTCTCCTGAGCGTAACCGCGACAGTCGCTGCAATCACAATGGCGACCAGCACCATAAGCGGTGTCGCGGCAGCTGCCGATCAGACGGCCCCCGAGAAGCCGCCCGTCACTCGCCTGGGCTCCGCCATCGAAAGCGACCTAGCGCAACGCGACGAGGCCGATGCTGCGCGCCAGCGCAAAATGGACCTTCAAGAGCAGGCCCTGCAGGCGTCCCAGAAACGCCTCGACGCAGACCTTCAAGAGGAGCAAAGCTCCTCCGACGGCAGCTCTAGTGGGGACTCCACCAAGCAAGGCGAGAAATCCGGCACGGTCGAAGATGACACCGCCGACCAGCTCGCTCGAATCTATCAGGGCATGAAGGCCAAAAAGGCTGCGCCTGTCTTCGAGAAGCTCGATCTCGAGTTGCAGATCGCCATCGCGCGCAAGATGCGTGAACGGAACACCGGGCTTATCCTCGCCGAAATGTCGCCGAACGCTGCAGCGCGCCTGAGCATGGCTCTGGCCGGTCGAAAGGCCAGCCCGACTAAGTAA
- a CDS encoding DUF6468 domain-containing protein, with the protein MEISISTISQICLGILCFAVMVQCVRLDRALKGINSPQMSANVKALDASTDRARAVLTELKRTLSTDGVACAKAVTDAKEASDELALMVKIGSTMADRLVQAAEAAPKAAAEPPAEKKAPAKKKAAAKTASTRKKPAAKKPAAKKPAAKKAAPKKAAAKKPAAPRRKASTKVADATAKDIKVPTKPLPGQRTLRLVGKDETAEEQAAAA; encoded by the coding sequence ATGGAAATCAGCATCAGCACCATCAGCCAGATCTGCCTTGGCATACTCTGCTTTGCCGTCATGGTGCAGTGCGTGCGTCTCGACCGCGCTCTGAAAGGCATCAACAGTCCGCAGATGAGCGCGAACGTCAAAGCGCTCGATGCCTCGACTGATCGCGCTCGTGCAGTCCTAACCGAACTCAAGCGCACCCTTTCGACCGATGGTGTTGCCTGTGCCAAGGCTGTCACCGACGCTAAAGAAGCCAGCGACGAGCTTGCACTGATGGTCAAGATCGGCTCGACAATGGCCGACCGACTGGTCCAGGCTGCCGAAGCGGCGCCCAAGGCCGCAGCGGAACCGCCCGCGGAAAAGAAGGCGCCTGCAAAGAAGAAAGCTGCAGCCAAGACGGCCTCGACGCGCAAGAAGCCTGCTGCCAAGAAGCCTGCTGCCAAGAAGCCTGCCGCCAAAAAGGCCGCGCCGAAGAAGGCCGCAGCCAAGAAGCCGGCTGCGCCGCGACGCAAGGCCAGCACCAAGGTTGCAGATGCTACCGCTAAGGACATCAAGGTCCCGACCAAGCCCCTTCCCGGTCAGCGCACCCTCCGGCTCGTCGGCAAGGATGAAACCGCTGAAGAACAGGCTGCTGCAGCATGA
- a CDS encoding sigma factor yields the protein MSKTTDALEVAVAEVIANRPAEGERPTPRQRSNENRAFAQILKLCGPRIRHFIGHYGLVAHREDAEQVCAIAVHRAIESYDPEKAKFTTFVNWQIRGELQSLRFRVMTDQRPSAKKVNGRTISLHDGATGADGELTTLEALIEDESALGMTEAGASAHLIEETSEALLDAYIDFERNSGLALLRKRYRSENPADDIRGKRPDLPASYRAHMGGVDQEEIDALEDRLELDRQIIRHCLFEGDVNRALQMDEQLTKDRVRHIARKASKRMASLAQQDDRFAMLAEHAASASRNAPKGKTKTAAAKKAGMLPETAAPATTKVAKRQAPQPVARDLFHGMQDQKREGVRLAA from the coding sequence ATGTCCAAGACCACTGATGCACTAGAAGTCGCTGTTGCAGAGGTGATCGCAAATCGGCCTGCGGAGGGTGAACGTCCCACTCCGCGCCAGCGTTCCAACGAAAATAGAGCTTTCGCGCAAATCCTGAAGCTGTGTGGCCCCAGGATTCGCCACTTCATCGGCCACTATGGTCTCGTAGCTCACCGCGAAGACGCGGAGCAGGTCTGTGCTATCGCAGTTCACCGCGCCATCGAGTCATACGATCCGGAGAAGGCCAAATTCACGACCTTCGTGAACTGGCAAATTCGCGGCGAACTCCAGAGCCTTCGTTTCCGCGTCATGACCGATCAGCGTCCTTCCGCGAAAAAGGTCAACGGCCGCACCATATCCCTTCATGATGGCGCGACGGGCGCCGATGGCGAACTCACCACGCTCGAAGCCCTTATCGAAGATGAAAGCGCTCTGGGCATGACAGAGGCAGGCGCCAGCGCCCACCTCATCGAGGAAACCTCAGAAGCCCTGCTCGACGCCTATATCGACTTCGAGCGCAATTCCGGTCTCGCCCTTCTCCGCAAGCGCTACCGGTCTGAAAACCCCGCCGATGACATTCGCGGCAAACGCCCCGATCTTCCCGCCAGCTATCGCGCTCACATGGGCGGCGTCGACCAAGAAGAAATCGATGCTCTCGAAGACCGGCTGGAACTCGACCGACAGATTATCAGGCACTGCCTCTTTGAGGGCGACGTGAACCGCGCGCTTCAAATGGACGAGCAGTTGACCAAAGACCGTGTTCGCCACATCGCCCGTAAGGCTTCGAAGCGCATGGCCTCTCTCGCCCAACAAGACGATCGCTTCGCAATGCTCGCGGAACACGCAGCCTCGGCCAGCCGGAATGCGCCGAAGGGCAAGACTAAGACAGCTGCAGCCAAGAAGGCTGGTATGCTTCCTGAGACCGCCGCGCCGGCCACGACCAAGGTGGCAAAGCGTCAGGCACCTCAGCCGGTCGCGCGCGACCTCTTCCATGGAATGCAGGACCAGAAACGCGAGGGGGTGCGGCTGGCCGCATAA
- the fliM gene encoding flagellar motor switch protein FliM produces MDKQQASGLRSLIDSRVINHERLPMLEVVCERMVRTFSTSMRNLISDGIEVTLQDMQSVRFDSYMSGLLDPSMIAVFKVPAWRDYGLVVVDQNLIYAIVDALLGGRRGGASNRIEARKFTPIETNLVSKMVELMLNDLSAAFQPIAPVSIEMERVETSPRFAAIAGPTNICTTAKFNIDMDGRGGAFTVLLPSALLEPIRGKLTQRFMGEKLGGDTTWQDHMESEIRQTELELSAILGEIELGLGSVRNLQVGQTLTLDTSPDTPIDVQCGGVSLGRAHMGRERHHIAISMIDGIERGQN; encoded by the coding sequence ATGGACAAGCAGCAGGCTTCCGGCCTTCGCTCTCTCATCGACTCGCGCGTGATCAACCACGAACGCCTACCTATGCTTGAGGTCGTGTGTGAACGGATGGTTCGCACCTTCTCGACCAGCATGCGCAACCTCATCTCGGACGGCATTGAAGTCACGCTTCAGGATATGCAGTCCGTGCGCTTCGATAGTTATATGAGCGGCCTTCTCGATCCTTCGATGATTGCCGTCTTCAAGGTCCCCGCATGGCGCGACTATGGACTGGTCGTTGTTGACCAGAACTTGATCTACGCAATCGTAGACGCACTTCTCGGCGGCCGGCGCGGCGGCGCTTCCAACCGCATCGAAGCGCGCAAGTTCACCCCCATCGAAACCAACCTCGTTTCGAAGATGGTCGAACTGATGCTCAACGATCTCAGCGCGGCATTCCAGCCTATCGCTCCTGTCTCCATCGAGATGGAGCGCGTCGAAACAAGCCCGCGGTTTGCTGCGATCGCTGGCCCGACCAACATCTGTACCACCGCGAAATTCAATATCGACATGGACGGCCGCGGCGGTGCATTCACCGTTCTGCTTCCCTCCGCGCTGCTTGAGCCCATCCGTGGCAAGCTCACCCAGCGCTTCATGGGCGAGAAGCTTGGCGGCGACACCACATGGCAAGACCACATGGAGTCGGAAATACGTCAGACTGAGCTCGAGCTGTCCGCCATTCTCGGCGAAATTGAACTCGGGCTCGGCTCGGTACGCAATCTCCAGGTCGGACAAACTCTGACCTTGGACACCTCACCAGACACTCCGATCGATGTGCAGTGCGGCGGCGTAAGCCTCGGCCGCGCTCACATGGGTCGGGAACGACATCACATCGCAATCAGCATGATTGACGGAATTGAACGGGGACAAAACTAA
- a CDS encoding flagellin encodes MTDGIQRSQSRLGETQQDLATGRRVHSYADLGSNAVRSISAHSMLSRHKAEMQVSKHVETTLGLYDTHLTNMDNQLTEMRTQMLTALGNEDGTGLQEAFEGAFERFRDSLNADEGGVYLFGGSSSEVKPFMPKDFQAAQWNPTVNAFRSDGNQAKATIGENHTMTFGIGAREAGEQIYDAFRTLSQAAPFKDGEMTWGNKTAIRTALEQLDDGLGKLRNVNGENGRKMAKLDAITEAAEKRSLVFERIISESEDADLGKVATDLAKHQASLQASYSVFARLSSLSLTNYL; translated from the coding sequence ATGACGGATGGAATCCAGAGGTCGCAGTCGAGACTGGGTGAAACCCAGCAAGATCTGGCTACGGGCCGGCGTGTTCACTCCTATGCAGATCTTGGGTCGAATGCAGTTCGTTCGATCTCGGCTCATTCGATGCTTTCGCGCCACAAGGCGGAAATGCAGGTGTCGAAGCATGTCGAAACGACGCTGGGTCTTTACGACACCCATCTGACGAACATGGACAACCAGCTGACCGAGATGCGCACGCAGATGCTTACCGCGCTCGGGAATGAAGATGGGACCGGTCTGCAGGAGGCATTCGAAGGCGCATTTGAGCGTTTCCGCGATAGCCTGAATGCCGACGAGGGAGGCGTCTATCTCTTCGGCGGGTCAAGCTCAGAGGTGAAGCCCTTCATGCCGAAGGATTTCCAGGCGGCTCAGTGGAATCCGACCGTGAATGCGTTCCGCAGCGATGGAAACCAGGCAAAGGCAACGATTGGTGAAAACCACACCATGACGTTCGGGATCGGGGCGCGGGAAGCTGGCGAGCAGATCTACGACGCTTTCAGGACGCTTTCGCAAGCTGCCCCGTTCAAGGATGGCGAGATGACCTGGGGGAACAAGACTGCGATCAGAACGGCTTTGGAGCAGCTCGACGATGGTCTGGGCAAACTCCGCAACGTGAATGGCGAGAACGGCCGAAAGATGGCGAAGCTCGATGCGATCACGGAGGCGGCTGAAAAGCGTTCGCTGGTATTTGAGCGCATTATCTCGGAAAGCGAGGACGCCGACCTCGGCAAGGTCGCGACCGATCTTGCGAAGCATCAGGCTTCGCTCCAGGCAAGCTATTCGGTTTTTGCTCGCCTCTCGTCATTGAGCCTGACGAATTATCTCTGA
- a CDS encoding peptidoglycan-binding protein — MSGIEFNRLSPEARAQVIYSQAKSEINDKLWEAAIGGSRDDDDHKKGMDPFGRQSSLAGMLPSLGRPASPAGMFHGPHIPVAGMCDTPSVIPAIQPQAPIAPADDIDAKVGGLGPNAIHAPALERAAQRSGIPSPALAAIVDAEAAKRPDGAWNPHSRNPRSSAAGLGQFLSGTWVDMAERPGTWLNEHAQSKGWLNAKGEVTRANRSALLSLRYDPEASINTTADYARGNIDHLRRSGIRVGDTPSEFARAAYLGHHLGPGDAVRFLGGGLSPSRAETLLKAQIGSRKATNQIQSTGCAATAHRKWLNGYISSHIQPDKFSESTRAA; from the coding sequence ATGTCCGGCATCGAATTCAACCGTCTGAGCCCTGAAGCTCGCGCGCAAGTCATCTATTCCCAGGCAAAATCCGAGATAAACGACAAGCTTTGGGAAGCTGCTATCGGCGGCTCCCGTGACGATGACGACCACAAGAAGGGCATGGACCCATTCGGCCGCCAGTCGTCGCTTGCGGGAATGCTCCCTTCACTCGGGCGACCTGCCTCGCCTGCAGGGATGTTCCACGGTCCCCATATCCCCGTCGCGGGTATGTGCGACACGCCCTCCGTCATTCCAGCAATCCAGCCGCAGGCACCGATTGCGCCGGCTGACGATATCGACGCCAAGGTTGGCGGGCTTGGCCCCAACGCGATTCATGCCCCTGCACTCGAACGGGCTGCACAGCGAAGCGGCATCCCTTCCCCTGCCCTGGCTGCCATCGTCGACGCAGAAGCCGCGAAGCGGCCTGATGGCGCATGGAACCCTCACTCGCGGAATCCTCGCTCCAGCGCCGCTGGTCTCGGCCAGTTCCTATCTGGAACATGGGTTGATATGGCGGAGCGCCCCGGAACCTGGCTGAATGAACATGCCCAGTCCAAAGGATGGCTCAATGCCAAGGGCGAGGTCACGCGAGCGAACCGCAGTGCGCTTCTCTCCCTGCGCTACGATCCCGAAGCGTCAATCAACACCACTGCGGACTACGCCCGAGGGAATATCGATCATCTTCGTCGTTCGGGGATTCGCGTGGGCGACACCCCATCCGAATTCGCTCGAGCTGCGTATCTGGGCCACCATCTGGGACCGGGCGATGCCGTTCGTTTCCTCGGCGGCGGACTAAGCCCAAGCCGCGCAGAGACGCTCCTGAAGGCACAGATCGGCTCCCGAAAGGCCACGAACCAAATCCAGAGCACTGGGTGCGCAGCGACCGCGCATCGCAAATGGCTCAACGGCTACATCTCCTCGCACATCCAGCCCGACAAGTTTTCCGAATCAACGCGAGCTGCGTGA
- a CDS encoding flagellar biosynthesis repressor FlbT — protein sequence MLRISLKDQEKIIINGAIIRSAGKSTLMVENRCTILRGKDIMEPEEANTPTKRLYFACMMAYLDPENREQHQDSILDLYQPLMGIFQSGEPQVNLIEIGKALAISDFYKALTECRQLIDYEAEAMNRAAPADAD from the coding sequence ATGCTACGCATCTCTCTCAAGGATCAGGAAAAGATCATCATCAACGGAGCGATCATCCGCTCCGCTGGGAAATCGACCCTAATGGTCGAGAACCGCTGCACCATCCTGCGCGGCAAGGACATCATGGAGCCCGAGGAAGCGAATACGCCGACCAAGCGGCTCTACTTCGCCTGCATGATGGCCTACCTCGATCCGGAAAATCGCGAGCAGCATCAGGATTCCATCCTCGATCTCTACCAGCCGCTGATGGGCATCTTCCAGTCGGGCGAGCCCCAGGTCAATCTCATCGAGATCGGCAAGGCCCTTGCCATTTCCGACTTCTACAAGGCTCTCACCGAGTGCCGCCAGCTCATCGACTACGAAGCCGAAGCGATGAATCGCGCCGCTCCGGCCGACGCCGACTAA
- a CDS encoding flagellar hook protein FlgE has translation MSLNSALNAGVSGLMAHSSAMAVVADNISNVSTVGYKGAEADFSSMVTDGGVAGSYAAGGVRSAPRMTISKQGMLQVGTSQTDLGINGNGFFVTRSGTDADAPVSFTRAGAFRPDEDGNLRNTGGYYLQGWALDDNGEFLNTGGTNSLETVNITGLSGTASATTFLNAKINLQSTTPYHGGAPYVVGDLANGVKEPQFSRTFEVYDEQGNAHQLTMGFVKTSANMWQMEVYGDPAEINGSADGLLKSGQVIFNPDGSLDVASSDPALFTPINLTWANGAGSEPISLGLGSQDMTDGLTSYASASGLISSDSDGGLLGNLSSVEVSEDGIVSAIFEDGTAKAIYQLPVATFVNPDGLEPLNGNAYALSKDSGFAAINRPGELGGGSIAAGTLEASNVDLATEFTNMIKFQRAYGASSKIITTVDEMMQETSNMKR, from the coding sequence GTGAGCCTCAATTCAGCTCTCAATGCCGGCGTGTCCGGCCTCATGGCCCACTCCAGTGCAATGGCAGTGGTGGCAGATAACATCAGCAACGTCAGCACGGTCGGCTACAAGGGCGCCGAAGCAGACTTCAGCTCGATGGTCACCGATGGCGGCGTTGCCGGCAGCTATGCGGCAGGCGGCGTTCGCTCGGCTCCGCGCATGACCATCTCGAAGCAGGGCATGCTCCAGGTCGGCACCAGCCAGACAGATCTCGGCATCAACGGAAACGGTTTCTTCGTCACGCGTTCGGGCACCGACGCGGACGCACCGGTCAGCTTCACCCGCGCCGGCGCCTTCCGCCCCGATGAAGACGGGAACCTGCGCAACACCGGCGGCTACTACCTTCAGGGCTGGGCACTCGATGACAACGGCGAGTTCCTCAACACCGGCGGCACGAACAGCCTCGAAACGGTCAATATCACTGGCCTCTCGGGAACGGCCAGTGCAACCACCTTCCTCAACGCGAAAATCAATCTCCAGTCGACCACGCCGTATCACGGCGGCGCTCCGTATGTGGTCGGCGACCTGGCGAATGGCGTGAAGGAGCCGCAGTTCTCGCGGACCTTCGAAGTATATGACGAGCAGGGCAATGCCCACCAGCTGACGATGGGCTTCGTGAAGACCAGCGCGAACATGTGGCAGATGGAAGTCTACGGCGATCCCGCGGAAATCAACGGCTCGGCGGACGGTCTGCTGAAGAGCGGGCAGGTGATCTTCAATCCGGACGGCTCGCTCGACGTTGCAAGTTCGGATCCAGCGCTGTTCACGCCGATCAATCTGACCTGGGCCAACGGGGCGGGTTCCGAACCGATCTCGTTGGGCCTCGGCTCGCAGGACATGACGGACGGTCTCACTTCGTACGCGAGCGCTTCGGGTCTGATTTCGTCCGACAGCGATGGCGGCCTTCTCGGCAATCTCTCGTCGGTGGAAGTGAGCGAGGACGGCATCGTCAGCGCGATCTTCGAAGACGGCACCGCGAAGGCGATCTACCAGCTGCCGGTTGCGACCTTCGTCAATCCGGACGGCCTCGAACCGCTGAACGGCAATGCCTATGCCCTTTCGAAGGATTCGGGCTTTGCGGCGATCAATCGTCCGGGCGAACTCGGCGGCGGCAGCATCGCGGCTGGTACGCTCGAAGCTTCGAACGTCGATCTCGCAACCGAATTCACCAACATGATCAAGTTCCAGCGCGCTTACGGCGCGTCCTCGAAGATCATCACGACGGTCGACGAGATGATGCAGGAAACGAGCAACATGAAGCGCTAA
- a CDS encoding flagellar basal body-associated FliL family protein, which produces MRKRFLISVALLAALPLGGAQASEDRYDSSLAFVPMDMISIPIVDAGNVNGALRFKIVLEATDEEAAQHLSERLPILRSEALAVGAEFSRISAAPFLAVDAQELAESLDASLQEHSPEVERVLLVEVTARST; this is translated from the coding sequence ATGCGAAAGCGTTTTTTGATCAGTGTCGCGCTGTTGGCCGCTTTGCCCCTGGGCGGAGCTCAAGCATCTGAAGATCGGTATGACTCCAGCTTGGCGTTCGTCCCGATGGATATGATTTCGATTCCGATCGTGGATGCGGGGAATGTGAATGGCGCACTGCGTTTTAAGATCGTCCTCGAGGCAACTGACGAAGAGGCGGCGCAGCATCTCAGCGAACGACTTCCCATCTTGAGGTCAGAAGCGCTTGCTGTCGGCGCTGAGTTTTCAAGGATTTCAGCTGCACCGTTTCTGGCTGTCGATGCACAAGAGCTTGCGGAGAGCCTTGATGCGTCCCTGCAGGAGCATTCGCCAGAGGTGGAAAGAGTTTTGCTGGTTGAGGTGACGGCGCGGTCTACGTGA
- the fliI gene encoding flagellar protein export ATPase FliI — MQTLTSAARAIGAISPDRHFGKVAAVRGALIEVEGLLGSARIGSQVTIEAADGPVEAEVTGLDRDVAHCLPFSDPRGVASGALAHLAMGQSVLRPSRGWLGRVVDGLGRPIDGKGPLSIGQEACPIKGEPPAAVTRSRVGPRVETGVRALDIFAPLCKGQRLGLFAGSGVGKSTLMSMLTRWTDCDVAVIGLIGERGREVQEFIEDNLGPEGLARSVVVVATSDSPALMRRQAAWTTMAISEHFRDEGKHVLCMMDSVTRFAMAQREIGLANGEPPATKGYTPTVFAELPRLLERAGPGGPGQGSITGIFSVLVDGDDHDEPIADAVRGILDGHIVLSRKIGERGRFPAIDLLKSVSRMLPECHSEEENAVRLAASALLSTYTDMEELVRLGAYKDGSDPAVDRAVRIAPAIEELLKQTKRDRGETKSDFAQLAALMETPE, encoded by the coding sequence ATGCAGACCCTCACTTCCGCGGCTCGCGCTATCGGCGCGATCAGTCCCGACCGGCACTTCGGTAAGGTCGCCGCCGTGCGCGGTGCGCTTATTGAGGTTGAGGGCCTGCTAGGTTCTGCGCGCATAGGCTCGCAGGTCACCATCGAGGCTGCGGACGGGCCAGTTGAGGCAGAAGTCACCGGCCTGGACCGTGACGTAGCTCACTGCCTGCCTTTCAGTGATCCCAGAGGAGTAGCCTCTGGCGCTCTTGCTCATTTGGCAATGGGTCAATCGGTTCTGCGCCCTTCGCGCGGCTGGCTTGGCCGCGTTGTCGATGGCCTCGGACGCCCGATTGATGGGAAAGGTCCTCTGTCCATTGGCCAAGAGGCTTGCCCGATCAAGGGTGAGCCACCTGCGGCCGTTACTCGCAGCCGCGTCGGCCCCAGGGTCGAAACGGGAGTGCGTGCGCTCGATATCTTCGCCCCTCTGTGCAAAGGCCAGAGGCTCGGTCTCTTCGCCGGTTCTGGCGTTGGCAAATCTACCCTGATGTCCATGCTGACACGCTGGACGGATTGTGACGTTGCCGTCATCGGCCTGATTGGTGAGCGAGGTCGCGAGGTTCAGGAGTTCATCGAAGATAACCTCGGGCCCGAAGGCTTGGCTCGAAGCGTTGTCGTCGTCGCGACTTCCGATTCCCCTGCCCTTATGCGCCGCCAGGCAGCATGGACAACAATGGCTATCTCCGAGCACTTCCGCGACGAGGGCAAGCACGTCCTCTGCATGATGGACTCGGTAACGCGCTTCGCTATGGCTCAGCGCGAGATTGGTCTCGCCAATGGCGAACCGCCGGCCACCAAGGGATACACTCCCACAGTCTTCGCCGAGCTTCCCCGCCTACTGGAACGCGCTGGCCCAGGCGGCCCGGGACAAGGCTCGATCACAGGTATTTTCAGCGTGCTCGTTGATGGAGACGATCACGACGAGCCTATTGCAGATGCCGTCCGAGGCATTCTCGACGGTCACATCGTCCTGTCTCGAAAGATCGGCGAGCGCGGGCGCTTCCCTGCGATCGACTTGCTCAAGTCCGTCTCTCGCATGCTTCCCGAATGCCACAGCGAGGAAGAGAACGCGGTAAGGCTCGCTGCCAGCGCTCTTCTCTCGACTTACACGGACATGGAAGAACTCGTTCGCCTCGGAGCCTACAAGGACGGGTCGGACCCGGCAGTTGATCGCGCCGTGCGCATCGCTCCAGCCATCGAAGAACTTCTCAAGCAGACCAAGCGTGACCGCGGCGAAACGAAATCTGACTTCGCTCAGCTTGCCGCTCTCATGGAGACACCTGAATGA